One Streptomyces sp. SAI-135 DNA segment encodes these proteins:
- the kdpF gene encoding K(+)-transporting ATPase subunit F: MTAENTVGLIVAVALLGYLVLALIFPERF; this comes from the coding sequence GTGACCGCCGAGAACACCGTCGGCCTGATCGTGGCCGTCGCCCTGCTGGGCTATCTGGTCCTCGCCCTGATCTTCCCGGAGAGGTTCTGA
- the kdpA gene encoding potassium-transporting ATPase subunit KdpA, which produces MGPVLAGVLQLLALAGALALAYTPLGTYMAKVYSSDKHWRVEKWTYRAIGADPDTQMTWTAYLRGVLAFSAVGVLFLYLLQRLQGVLPGSLGFDSVGPAQSFDTAVSFVTNTNWQSYYGEQTMGHVVQTAGLAVQNFVSAAVGIAVAVALVRGIARSRTGELGNFWADLVRGTLRILVPGAAIAAIVLVACGVIQNFSGIHEVGQFMGGSQQWNGGAVASQEAIKELGTNGGGYFNANSAHPFENPTPFTNLFEIFLILVIPFSLTRTFGVMVGNVRQGYAILATMAAVWVGFVALMMWTEFAHHGPALQLAGGAYEGKEVRFGVGSSSIFAVSTTLTSTGAVDSFHSSFTGLGGGVTMLGMMLGEIAPGGTGSGLYGMLIMAVIAVFIAGLMVGRTPEYLGKKIGTREIKLAACYILITPALVLVFTAISMALPTPPHSMLNSGAHGFSEVLYAFTSAANNNGSAFAGLNANTDWYNTMTGLAMLLGRFLPMIFVLALAGSLAGQRPVPETAGTLRTEKPLFTGLLVGAILIITGLTYFPALALGPLAEGLAS; this is translated from the coding sequence ATGGGTCCCGTACTCGCAGGCGTGCTCCAGCTGCTCGCCCTGGCAGGCGCCCTGGCGCTCGCCTACACACCCCTCGGCACCTACATGGCCAAGGTCTACTCCTCCGACAAGCACTGGCGCGTCGAGAAGTGGACCTACCGGGCCATCGGCGCCGACCCCGACACCCAGATGACCTGGACCGCGTACCTGCGCGGAGTCCTCGCCTTCTCTGCGGTCGGTGTCCTCTTCCTCTACCTGCTGCAACGGCTCCAGGGCGTCCTGCCCGGCTCGCTCGGCTTCGACTCGGTCGGTCCGGCGCAGTCGTTCGACACGGCCGTATCCTTCGTGACCAACACCAACTGGCAGTCGTACTACGGCGAGCAGACCATGGGGCACGTCGTCCAGACGGCCGGTCTCGCCGTGCAGAACTTCGTCTCGGCGGCCGTGGGCATCGCGGTGGCGGTGGCGCTGGTCCGGGGCATCGCGCGCTCGCGCACCGGTGAACTCGGCAACTTCTGGGCCGACCTGGTCCGCGGCACCCTGCGGATCCTCGTTCCGGGCGCGGCGATCGCCGCGATCGTGCTGGTCGCCTGCGGTGTGATCCAGAACTTCTCCGGCATCCACGAGGTCGGGCAGTTCATGGGCGGCTCGCAGCAGTGGAACGGCGGCGCGGTCGCCTCCCAGGAAGCGATCAAGGAACTGGGCACCAACGGCGGCGGTTACTTCAACGCCAACTCGGCACACCCCTTCGAGAATCCGACGCCCTTCACCAACCTCTTCGAGATCTTCCTGATCCTGGTGATCCCGTTCTCCCTGACCCGGACGTTCGGTGTCATGGTCGGCAACGTCAGGCAGGGCTACGCGATCCTGGCGACCATGGCCGCCGTCTGGGTCGGTTTCGTCGCCCTGATGATGTGGACCGAATTCGCCCACCACGGACCGGCGTTGCAGCTCGCGGGCGGTGCGTACGAGGGCAAGGAAGTACGGTTCGGGGTCGGTTCCTCGTCGATCTTCGCGGTGTCCACGACGCTCACGTCGACCGGCGCCGTGGACTCCTTCCACTCCTCCTTCACCGGGCTCGGCGGCGGGGTCACCATGCTCGGCATGATGCTGGGCGAGATCGCGCCCGGCGGCACCGGCTCCGGCCTCTACGGCATGCTGATCATGGCGGTCATCGCGGTGTTCATCGCCGGGCTGATGGTCGGCCGTACGCCCGAGTACCTGGGCAAGAAGATCGGCACCCGCGAGATCAAGCTCGCGGCCTGCTACATCCTGATCACCCCGGCGCTGGTGCTCGTCTTCACGGCGATCTCCATGGCCTTGCCGACCCCGCCGCACTCGATGCTCAACTCCGGCGCGCACGGTTTCTCCGAGGTGCTGTACGCCTTCACCTCCGCCGCCAACAACAACGGATCGGCCTTCGCCGGCCTGAACGCGAACACCGACTGGTACAACACCATGACCGGACTCGCCATGCTGCTCGGCCGCTTCCTGCCCATGATCTTCGTGCTGGCGCTGGCCGGCTCGCTCGCCGGGCAGCGGCCGGTGCCGGAGACCGCGGGCACGCTGCGCACCGAGAAGCCTCTGTTCACCGGGCTGCTGGTGGGCGCGATCCTCATCATCACCGGTCTGACGTACTTCCCGGCCCTCGCGCTGGGCCCGCTGGCCGAGGGGCTGGCGTCATGA
- the kdpB gene encoding potassium-transporting ATPase subunit KdpB, translating to MTTRTESHEDSMSTPTLAPHRNTPTGHRAAEGRVGAGLFDPGQLLKSLPDAFRKLDPRVMVKSPVMFVVWIGSVLTTVFSLQNPGDWFGWTISAWLWLTVVFANLAEAVAEGRGKAQADTLRKAKTDTIARRLDGPAEERVPGTELRIGDLVVCEAGDIIPGDGDVVEGVASVDESAITGESAPVIRESGGDRSAVTGGTKVLSDRIVIRITTKPGETFIDRMINLVEGAARQRTPNEIALNILLASLTIVFLLACATLPPFADYAGTHLTMVVLVALLVCLIPTTIGALLSAIGIAGMDRLVQRNVLAMSGRAVEAAGDVSTLLLDKTGTITLGNRQAAEFVPVAGTTEAELADAAQLSSLADETPEGRSVVVLAKQKYGLRERHQGELMGAEWIEFTAQTRMSGVDVDGRKVRKGAAGSVVKWVQERGGTVAEDADTTANRISEAGGTPLLVAVEDAGGARVLGVVHLKDVVKDGMRERFDELRRMGIRTVMITGDNPLTAKAIAEEAGVDDFLAEATPEDKMALIKREQAGGKLVAMTGDGTNDAPALAQADVGVAMNTGTSAAKEAGNMVDLDSNPTKLIEIVEIGKQLLITRGALTTFSIANDVAKYFAIIPALFAAVHPGLDRLNIMGLSSPDSAILSAVVFNALIIIALVPLSLKGVRYRPVSADRLLRRNLTVYGLGGLIAPFVGIKLIDLLISLIPGIG from the coding sequence ATGACCACTCGTACCGAAAGCCACGAGGACTCCATGTCCACTCCCACCCTCGCACCCCACCGGAACACGCCTACCGGGCACAGGGCTGCCGAAGGCCGTGTCGGTGCCGGCCTCTTCGACCCCGGGCAGCTGCTGAAGTCGCTGCCGGACGCCTTCCGCAAGCTGGACCCGCGGGTGATGGTCAAGTCGCCGGTGATGTTCGTGGTGTGGATCGGATCAGTCCTGACCACCGTCTTCTCCCTCCAGAATCCCGGTGACTGGTTCGGCTGGACCATCAGCGCATGGCTGTGGCTGACCGTGGTCTTCGCCAACCTCGCGGAGGCGGTCGCCGAGGGCCGCGGCAAGGCGCAGGCCGACACACTCAGGAAGGCCAAGACCGACACGATCGCCCGACGGCTCGACGGTCCCGCCGAAGAGCGGGTCCCCGGTACCGAGTTGAGGATCGGCGACCTGGTGGTCTGCGAGGCCGGCGACATCATTCCCGGCGACGGCGACGTCGTCGAGGGCGTCGCCTCCGTCGACGAGTCGGCGATCACCGGGGAGTCGGCGCCCGTCATCCGCGAGTCCGGGGGCGACCGCAGTGCCGTCACCGGTGGCACGAAGGTGCTCTCCGACCGGATCGTCATCAGGATCACGACGAAGCCCGGAGAGACCTTCATCGACCGGATGATCAACCTGGTCGAGGGAGCGGCGCGGCAGAGGACGCCCAACGAGATCGCGCTGAACATCCTGCTGGCCTCGCTGACGATCGTCTTCCTGCTGGCCTGCGCCACGCTGCCGCCGTTCGCGGACTACGCGGGCACCCACCTGACAATGGTCGTGCTGGTCGCCCTGCTGGTCTGCCTCATCCCGACCACCATCGGCGCCCTGCTCTCCGCCATCGGCATCGCGGGCATGGACCGTCTGGTCCAGCGCAATGTCCTCGCGATGTCCGGCAGGGCGGTCGAGGCCGCCGGTGACGTCTCCACGCTCCTGCTCGACAAGACCGGCACCATCACCCTCGGCAACCGGCAGGCCGCCGAGTTCGTGCCGGTGGCAGGGACGACCGAGGCCGAACTCGCCGACGCCGCCCAGCTCTCCTCGCTGGCCGACGAGACGCCCGAGGGCCGCTCCGTCGTCGTACTGGCGAAGCAGAAGTACGGCCTGCGCGAGCGTCACCAGGGCGAACTCATGGGCGCCGAGTGGATCGAGTTCACCGCGCAGACCCGCATGTCTGGTGTGGACGTCGACGGCCGCAAGGTCCGCAAGGGCGCGGCCGGTTCGGTCGTCAAGTGGGTCCAGGAGCGTGGGGGCACGGTCGCCGAGGACGCGGACACGACCGCGAACCGGATCTCCGAAGCGGGCGGCACCCCGCTGCTGGTGGCCGTCGAGGACGCAGGGGGTGCCCGGGTGCTGGGCGTCGTCCACCTCAAGGACGTCGTCAAGGACGGCATGCGCGAGCGGTTCGACGAGCTGCGCCGCATGGGCATCAGGACCGTCATGATCACGGGTGACAACCCGCTGACCGCGAAGGCGATCGCCGAGGAGGCGGGCGTCGACGACTTCCTCGCGGAGGCCACACCCGAGGACAAGATGGCCCTCATCAAGCGGGAGCAGGCGGGCGGCAAGCTCGTCGCGATGACCGGAGACGGCACCAACGACGCCCCGGCGCTGGCCCAGGCCGACGTCGGCGTGGCGATGAACACCGGTACGTCGGCCGCCAAGGAGGCCGGCAACATGGTCGACCTCGACTCCAACCCGACCAAGCTGATCGAGATCGTCGAGATCGGCAAGCAACTCCTCATCACCCGGGGCGCGTTGACGACGTTCTCCATCGCCAACGACGTCGCCAAGTACTTCGCGATCATCCCGGCCCTGTTCGCGGCCGTCCACCCGGGCCTGGACAGGCTCAACATCATGGGCCTGTCCTCGCCGGACTCCGCGATCCTGTCCGCCGTCGTCTTCAACGCGCTGATCATCATCGCGCTGGTGCCGCTCTCCCTGAAGGGCGTGCGCTACCGGCCGGTCAGCGCCGACAGACTGCTGCGCCGCAACCTCACCGTCTACGGCCTCGGCGGACTCATCGCCCCCTTCGTCGGCATCAAGCTCATCGACCTGCTCATCTCCCTCATCCCCGGGATCGGCTGA
- a CDS encoding potassium-transporting ATPase subunit C, protein MNNSVTNTARLLGAGLRALLVLTLATGVIYPLVVTGLAQALFHDKANGSEITYDGKVVGSSLIGQQGYSLDYFQSRPANGLGTNSVNTRYKLILSGATNLSADNKKLIASVEEAKAKVVKENSVPGYTVEPSQVPADAVTSSGSGLDPDISPAYARLQVHRVAERNHLTVASVEQLVKDHTDGRTLGFIGEPRVNVLELNTALKALATGN, encoded by the coding sequence ATGAACAACTCGGTCACGAACACAGCCCGGCTGCTCGGAGCGGGCCTGCGTGCCCTCCTCGTACTGACCCTGGCGACGGGCGTCATCTACCCGCTGGTCGTCACCGGCCTCGCCCAGGCGCTGTTCCACGACAAGGCGAACGGCTCCGAGATCACGTACGACGGAAAGGTCGTCGGCTCCTCGCTGATCGGCCAACAGGGCTACAGCCTCGACTACTTCCAGTCCCGTCCGGCGAACGGCCTCGGCACCAACTCGGTCAACACCCGGTACAAGCTGATCCTCTCGGGCGCGACCAACCTCTCCGCCGACAACAAGAAGCTCATCGCGTCGGTCGAGGAGGCCAAGGCGAAGGTCGTCAAGGAGAACTCCGTGCCCGGCTACACGGTCGAGCCGTCCCAGGTCCCGGCCGACGCGGTCACCTCCTCCGGCTCCGGACTGGACCCGGACATCTCCCCGGCCTACGCGCGGCTCCAGGTGCACCGGGTCGCCGAGCGCAACCACCTCACGGTCGCCTCGGTCGAGCAGCTGGTGAAGGACCACACCGACGGCCGCACGCTCGGCTTCATCGGCGAGCCCCGGGTGAACGTGCTGGAACTGAACACTGCGCTCAAGGCACTGGCGACCGGGAACTGA
- a CDS encoding universal stress protein, whose product MSEFRPPAAARVVVGVSGSLGSLSALARAAEEARQRGAELWPVLAWEPPGGELAVRRSPATALMVGQWEQLARERLLTALREVFGGTDLGVPLRAVIARGAAGPALVQTAGREDDLLMLGAGRRGLRRALRPSVSRYCLAHATCPVLAVPPSPLQSDLAAVHRRNVWRLRLDSGHLEREFETVPPDA is encoded by the coding sequence ATGTCCGAGTTCCGTCCGCCCGCTGCGGCTCGCGTCGTGGTGGGAGTGAGCGGTTCGCTGGGCAGCCTGAGCGCTCTGGCCCGGGCTGCCGAGGAGGCCCGGCAGCGTGGGGCCGAGCTGTGGCCGGTGCTGGCGTGGGAGCCGCCCGGCGGGGAGCTCGCGGTCCGCAGGTCCCCGGCCACGGCACTCATGGTCGGGCAGTGGGAGCAACTCGCACGCGAGAGGCTGCTCACGGCCCTGCGCGAGGTGTTCGGAGGCACCGACCTCGGGGTCCCGCTGCGGGCCGTCATCGCCCGAGGGGCCGCTGGTCCGGCGCTGGTCCAGACGGCCGGCCGGGAGGACGACCTGCTGATGCTCGGTGCCGGGCGGCGCGGACTGCGTCGCGCACTGCGCCCGTCGGTCAGCCGCTACTGCCTCGCCCACGCCACCTGCCCGGTCCTCGCGGTGCCGCCGTCCCCGCTCCAGAGCGACCTCGCGGCCGTGCACCGCCGCAACGTGTGGCGGCTGCGGCTGGACAGTGGCCACCTGGAGCGGGAGTTCGAGACCGTGCCACCGGACGCCTGA
- a CDS encoding TIGR03086 family metal-binding protein has translation MSDGVISSGWGVLDASHEALRTAVRAVPADGWHLPTPCTDWTVAQVFQHAVGDQIGYAAALTGEPGPDFNPFAPSGEMAGVDPQVFLEDALARAAKAWAGVARDATEVPVPLPPHQLSPWSGSAACGLDAAVHAWDIALATARPSPLTPELARPLLKLARETVEPLRSYGAYSAALAPEPGDDDVAALLRYLGRDPGWSGS, from the coding sequence ATGAGCGATGGCGTGATCTCCAGCGGCTGGGGCGTCCTTGACGCCTCCCACGAAGCCCTGCGCACGGCGGTCCGGGCCGTCCCCGCCGACGGCTGGCACCTGCCCACGCCCTGTACGGACTGGACCGTCGCCCAGGTCTTCCAGCACGCCGTCGGCGACCAGATCGGCTACGCCGCAGCGCTGACCGGCGAACCCGGCCCGGACTTCAACCCCTTCGCCCCTTCGGGCGAGATGGCGGGCGTGGACCCTCAGGTCTTCCTGGAAGACGCCCTGGCACGAGCGGCGAAGGCGTGGGCGGGCGTCGCCCGGGACGCCACCGAGGTGCCCGTGCCGCTGCCGCCGCACCAGTTGTCCCCGTGGTCCGGCTCGGCGGCGTGCGGCCTCGACGCGGCGGTCCACGCCTGGGACATCGCCCTGGCTACGGCTCGGCCATCGCCGCTCACGCCCGAGCTGGCCCGCCCCCTCCTGAAGCTGGCCAGGGAGACAGTCGAGCCGCTGCGCTCCTACGGCGCGTACTCCGCAGCCCTGGCCCCCGAACCGGGCGATGACGACGTGGCGGCCCTCCTGCGCTACCTCGGCCGCGACCCCGGCTGGAGCGGCTCCTGA
- a CDS encoding PP2C family protein-serine/threonine phosphatase: MSRKGSADDGDELLARLGSLTSRAREYAELQRSQVELAIALQRGMLPAEMPTAPRYHLAVRYAPACHGLNVGGDWYDAFHLPDGRIGLSIGDVQGHNIEAAAFMGQVRVGLRALASVTSEPGELLARTNDLLLSLGTDLFATCTFLRLDPATGVLESARAGHIPLVWATADGKSGVGGDEGGPPLGVAAGMTYPVTCYRLTTGGVFVLLTDGVVEGPSMEVGQGLDQVVRLAGVAAVAGMDAGALATAVMRGADQVGHEDDAAVLVVGYEGAEGQP; the protein is encoded by the coding sequence ATGTCCCGCAAGGGCTCCGCAGACGACGGCGACGAGCTGCTGGCCAGACTCGGCTCGCTGACGTCCCGGGCGCGTGAGTACGCGGAGCTGCAACGCTCCCAGGTCGAACTGGCCATCGCCCTGCAGCGCGGCATGCTTCCTGCGGAGATGCCCACGGCGCCCCGCTACCACCTGGCAGTGCGCTACGCACCGGCATGTCATGGCCTGAACGTGGGCGGCGACTGGTACGACGCCTTTCACCTGCCGGACGGCCGCATCGGGCTGTCCATCGGAGACGTCCAGGGGCACAACATCGAGGCCGCCGCCTTCATGGGGCAGGTGCGCGTCGGCCTGCGGGCACTCGCCTCCGTGACAAGTGAGCCCGGTGAACTTCTCGCGCGGACGAACGACCTCCTGCTCTCCCTCGGCACCGATCTGTTCGCCACGTGCACCTTCCTGCGTCTGGATCCGGCCACCGGCGTGCTGGAGAGCGCCCGGGCCGGGCACATCCCGCTCGTCTGGGCGACGGCGGACGGAAAAAGCGGTGTCGGCGGCGACGAGGGCGGCCCGCCGCTGGGTGTAGCCGCCGGCATGACCTACCCCGTCACCTGTTACCGGCTCACCACGGGCGGCGTGTTCGTCCTGCTCACGGACGGGGTGGTGGAGGGGCCGTCCATGGAGGTCGGCCAAGGCCTGGACCAGGTCGTACGGCTCGCCGGGGTCGCGGCCGTGGCGGGCATGGACGCCGGCGCGCTCGCCACCGCCGTGATGCGGGGCGCGGACCAGGTGGGCCACGAGGACGACGCCGCCGTGCTCGTCGTCGGCTACGAAGGGGCCGAAGGTCAGCCGTAG
- a CDS encoding MASE1 domain-containing protein, with protein MASVVGTENLRRTGVLALQTLAVAGSYYAAGRFGLLWDLTVEGAVFTPIWPPTGIAVASLLIFGLSVWPGIALGALLVIVHLTSSLEPDVLGNLAGNTAAPICAYLMLRAVGFRTGLSRLRDGMALVFLGALTGMLISSTVGVGMLVMADRLQSHSFWGVWLAWWVGDAMGVLIVTPLLLWLYESQWPPQLSRWPEATALIVVTGAVVPLVTHSSLSVLFLVYPLLIWAALRFQLIGSMLCALATSVVATVAAREEAGPFEGLSRVEVMIKLQAFNGTIALTALLLSAVITEQRNTRRSVEAACHELVEVLEHLTAGDAPRGRPVQSEGEADGGPPQQETGR; from the coding sequence ATGGCCAGTGTGGTGGGTACCGAGAATCTGCGCCGGACCGGCGTCTTAGCCCTCCAGACGCTGGCCGTCGCCGGCAGCTACTACGCCGCGGGGCGATTCGGACTCCTGTGGGACCTGACCGTCGAAGGCGCCGTCTTCACCCCCATCTGGCCGCCGACCGGTATCGCGGTGGCCAGTCTGCTGATCTTCGGGCTGAGCGTCTGGCCCGGCATCGCACTCGGCGCCCTCCTGGTCATCGTGCACCTCACCTCCTCGCTGGAGCCCGATGTCCTCGGCAACCTGGCCGGCAACACGGCCGCGCCGATCTGCGCGTATCTCATGCTGCGCGCGGTGGGCTTCCGTACCGGCCTGAGCCGGTTGCGGGACGGCATGGCCCTGGTGTTCCTCGGGGCGCTGACCGGCATGCTGATCAGTTCCACGGTGGGCGTCGGCATGCTCGTGATGGCGGACCGGCTGCAATCGCACAGCTTCTGGGGGGTGTGGCTGGCGTGGTGGGTGGGCGACGCGATGGGCGTCCTGATCGTCACGCCGCTGCTGCTGTGGCTGTACGAGTCACAGTGGCCCCCGCAACTGTCCCGTTGGCCGGAGGCGACGGCGCTGATCGTCGTCACCGGCGCTGTCGTGCCGCTGGTCACCCACAGCAGCCTCAGTGTGCTGTTCCTCGTCTACCCGCTGCTGATCTGGGCCGCCCTGCGCTTCCAGCTGATCGGCAGCATGCTGTGCGCTCTCGCGACGTCCGTCGTGGCCACCGTGGCCGCCAGGGAGGAGGCAGGCCCTTTCGAGGGCCTGAGCCGCGTCGAGGTGATGATCAAACTGCAGGCGTTCAACGGCACCATCGCCCTGACCGCCCTCCTGCTCTCCGCCGTGATCACCGAGCAGCGCAACACCCGGCGCTCCGTGGAAGCGGCCTGCCACGAGCTCGTCGAGGTCCTGGAACACCTCACCGCGGGGGACGCGCCACGAGGGAGGCCGGTTCAGTCCGAGGGGGAGGCCGACGGCGGGCCCCCTCAGCAGGAGACCGGGCGCTGA
- a CDS encoding DUF2945 domain-containing protein, whose protein sequence is MTKKAKNKTQGKKFSRGDEVTWQSHGGTAEGKVVRKLTRRTEAAGRTVDASSEEPQYEVRSDKSGGTAVHKPSALRKK, encoded by the coding sequence ATGACGAAGAAGGCGAAGAACAAGACCCAGGGCAAAAAGTTCAGCCGGGGCGACGAGGTCACCTGGCAGAGCCACGGCGGCACCGCCGAGGGCAAGGTCGTCCGCAAGCTCACCCGACGCACCGAGGCCGCGGGCCGCACCGTGGACGCCTCGTCCGAGGAGCCGCAGTACGAGGTGCGCAGCGACAAGTCCGGCGGCACGGCAGTCCACAAACCGTCCGCGCTGCGCAAGAAGTGA
- a CDS encoding MSMEG_6728 family protein: MQTFLPHPDFRRTALLLDRRRLGKQRVEALQVLRGLTVPGYGWRRHPAVRMWVGYEEALVRYGLEICRVWREHGHQDSCAASLVAGLAALRPGAPVRDQSALAAAGELPPWHGDEAFHESHRSALVRKDPEAYGELFPGVPDDLPYVWPASDREVQPG, from the coding sequence ATGCAGACCTTCCTGCCGCACCCGGACTTCCGTCGGACGGCCCTCCTGCTGGACCGGCGCCGACTGGGCAAACAGCGGGTCGAGGCGCTGCAGGTCCTGCGTGGCCTGACGGTGCCGGGATACGGCTGGCGCCGGCATCCGGCCGTACGGATGTGGGTGGGGTACGAGGAGGCACTCGTACGGTACGGCCTGGAGATCTGCCGGGTCTGGCGTGAACACGGGCACCAGGACAGCTGCGCCGCCTCGCTGGTGGCCGGACTGGCCGCCCTGCGCCCCGGTGCCCCGGTGCGCGACCAGTCGGCGCTGGCGGCCGCCGGGGAACTGCCGCCCTGGCACGGCGACGAGGCCTTCCACGAAAGCCATCGCTCGGCCCTGGTCCGCAAGGACCCGGAGGCCTACGGCGAACTGTTCCCCGGCGTACCCGACGACCTCCCCTACGTGTGGCCCGCGTCCGACCGAGAGGTACAACCGGGCTGA
- a CDS encoding GntR family transcriptional regulator produces MKADAPGAVLKRERVRDFLLDLVESHRPGDAIPSERVLCVQLEVSRPTLRAAVDELVAAGLLVREHGRGMFVAPEKITQELVSAERSMTVPQAAGAWSSRLLEFVTIPAGARVGRKLRISPAAEIVYVARLRLVDGAPMAIEHLHIRAELVPTLSAQELEAGDLYEHLRRQHGVHVQEAVQAIEPTVVTRAEAELLDVPELSPALLFERLTSDTRGQPVEYVHSLYRGDRYRIVSRLTLGPAVTAPADRLGHHPGIPPGDFAHRDAVASSTRGDIQAGP; encoded by the coding sequence ATGAAGGCCGACGCACCCGGCGCGGTACTCAAACGTGAGCGCGTCCGCGACTTCCTCCTCGACCTCGTGGAGTCCCATCGCCCCGGGGACGCCATCCCCTCCGAGCGTGTCCTGTGCGTGCAACTCGAAGTCTCCCGCCCGACCCTGCGCGCGGCGGTGGACGAGCTCGTCGCCGCGGGCCTGTTGGTACGGGAACACGGCCGGGGCATGTTCGTCGCCCCCGAGAAGATCACTCAGGAACTCGTCTCCGCCGAGCGGTCCATGACCGTGCCGCAGGCCGCCGGCGCCTGGTCTAGCCGTCTGCTGGAGTTCGTCACCATCCCGGCCGGCGCGCGCGTGGGCCGCAAGCTGCGGATCTCGCCCGCTGCCGAGATCGTGTACGTCGCGCGACTGCGCCTCGTCGACGGCGCCCCCATGGCCATCGAGCACCTGCACATCAGAGCCGAGCTGGTCCCCACCCTGTCCGCTCAGGAACTGGAGGCCGGCGACCTCTACGAACACCTGCGCCGGCAGCACGGGGTGCACGTCCAGGAGGCCGTACAGGCCATCGAGCCCACCGTCGTCACCCGCGCCGAGGCAGAACTGCTCGATGTGCCCGAGCTGTCCCCGGCCCTGCTCTTCGAACGGCTCACCTCCGACACCAGGGGTCAGCCCGTCGAGTACGTCCATTCCCTCTACCGCGGTGACCGCTACCGGATCGTCTCCAGGCTCACCCTCGGTCCCGCGGTCACCGCACCAGCCGACCGGCTGGGACATCACCCGGGCATCCCCCCGGGCGACTTCGCCCACCGGGACGCCGTCGCGTCCTCGACACGGGGGGACATTCAGGCGGGGCCGTGA